Within the Miscanthus floridulus cultivar M001 chromosome 2, ASM1932011v1, whole genome shotgun sequence genome, the region AACGCATGTATTACGTACTGAAATTGATTAGAACAGACACAAATCAATTTATGATCAGCAAGATCAATTCAGCAAAAACCTTGGACATCAAACACAGGCTCGATCTGAATCTAGACAACAAACCTAGAATGGACTTACAGAAGTTGATAGGGAAGGAAAGAGCAGTCTGTGGCAATAGACCTTTGCCATCATATCGAATGACATACAACCGGTTACCATATGCTGTCTTAGACCAATGCATCAGCAAACACGTGCAAAAAACAATGAAGTTCTAATCAGCGGTGTTTTATAGAAAAAGAATAACCTCAGCATAGAGCTAATTATCCCTATGCTGTGAAGACCAGAACGTGGGATGCAAATACaaaatattagataaataatatgAACAAATGCTAACTCTATTTATATTGGTGATAGAGGGTAGATTTAACTGACAATAAGTAGTATGTGGCCCACATGAGCCAAATGGTAAATTATTCAGTAGGGACTTCAGCTCAATTTGTTCAAACATTTTTTGGTAGAAGGGCTACACAATCGTTGCACACTGAAGTTTGCAAAATCAGGCTGCATTTCCTTCCGAGTTCTGATATGTTGAGGGAATACACTAGAAATAAATTTGATCAAGTATTGTAGGACCAAATAAATAAATGTACTCTCACAGCAATGTAAATATTATTTTTGGTGGCAAGAAGTTTTTGCTCTAGAATGTGAATTAGATATGTTATCCCAAGATGAATGAACAGGCATACAAGGACAACTGTACATATCCACGGACAACATTGCAATAGGCATCGACAACTACAAAAATGAAGTAAATAACTAAAGGAGATTTAAATACCTTGATCAGTTGGTCAGCAGAGAGAAGCCCAAGAATCAATTTACATTTCCAAGTCGCAGCTACTTAAAAAAAGGACGCATGAATGAATTTAGGAAGGTAAAGGTAAGTTAATTCTTAGCAGAGAAGGGGTCACTTGATAGGGTAAGAAGCATCAGTCTGGAACCATGTTACAGAGGTCTGGAAAAGTTCAGCAGGATGGAAATCATGTAATTAGGCCCAATATATTATTGAGCACTATTCATGTATCATCTGCAGCCATGTCTAGAAGGTAATACGACACATAGGGCATCAACCGAGAACAAGGGTGATCCATGAACTTCCTGCTGCTAGAAATCATGTTATAAAAAACAAGAAGACCAACCAAATGCGAAATCATGTCATAAAAAACAAGACCAACCAAATGCTCACCAGTGTAGGAAGCACCCGCGACGTGGAAGTTCAACAAATCCCATTGCATAAAGTTATAGCAACGAATAGAAGGCTAGAAGCGGTATAACAAATTAGTAAAATCCTGTAACATAGGAAAAGCATATAAGGGGAAAAAACAGAGCATAGTGCTACAAGGAAGAAGGAAAACTGAGCAGTCACATTACACAGGGCACCGTAGAAGAACGATAGGTCACATGAAGCACTGGTTCGAAGCATTGGATAAAGCGGTGAGGCCCGCGATCGTAGTTACGGTGCAGCACACCTAAATCAAGTACCTGCGGAACCACATTTGACCGAAACAGAATTCAGGTTAGCAAACCCGACGAATGGAGGGCCGCAATGGGGACGAATCCCATCCATAAGAGCGGTGAGGAGGGGAGAGGAGAGCTGAGTGGCACCATGGAAGAGGAGCCGAGGAAGAGGAGAGTCACCACTACCTGGATGTggtcccgaggaaggcctcgcgcGCCCAGGCGGCCGGGGTGCGCCGCTAGGGCTTTCCCGCGCCGGGGCTCGCACAGAGGGAGGGGTCGACCGCACAGTGCTGGGAGAGGCGGACGCCGGCACGCAAGGCGAAACCCTAGGTTGGCGCTGCCGCCGCGCTGGGGGCTCGTTGTTGCCGTGCGACGCGAGGAGGGCACGGAGGAGGAGAagggcggccgccgccgcgccgagTCCCGACCACCGCAGAGGTCCGCTCGCGCCGCTGCCCTGCCCGCGTCGGGAgagatggggagagagagggaggggaagagAAGGGACTGCCGGGACTCACCCATGCGGGGgacggagggggagggggagaggggggggggggggggggggggggcatcggcccgtcgccgccgccacggGAGAGACCGAGAGAGAGGATGGGAACGGCGGCCTCCGTGCCTAGGCACGCCATCTGGTATGCGACCGCGCCGCCCACGAATTGCGGCGGGGTTTGTTTTTTCGGGAAAATACATGGGCGGAAGTAAAGTAGGAATAGAACTCGTGCGTGGGGGATGCGGGGAGGAGCGAGGGCATGACGTCAACGCACGGGGTGTGGATGTGTAAGAAGTCTGACATCCACATCGAATCGTGGTCATATCTGGTTTAGGTGTTTTATTAGTCTTTGATTTTAATGGAGATGAATTTCTGTGTGTATTTTTTTGAGTGTATAATAGTTGAAAGCACTCAGTGGGGGACGTTTTTCAGGAGGACatagtataattttgattggtccattatagtagaaataatattaaacatagactaattataaaactaattgcacatatgGAGAGTAActtgtgagacgaatctattaagcctaattagttcatgatttgacaacgtgatgctacagtaagcatatgctaatgatagattggttagacttaataaatttctctcgtaaattagtcttcatctatgtaattagttttataattagttcaTATTTAGTCATCTCATTTAGTATCTCCACATCCAATGTGACAGGACTGTTCAAACAGCCTGCTAGACTGCTTCGAGGAGAATGCTAGCCTGCATAAGACCTTGTGCACGGAACCAATCAGGTCTGTCTTGCATTAGGGTATCCTCGATAAAGAGTTGTGCAACAATCAGACCCTGTGGGTGCATTTGTTCCCTGTTCGAGGGTGGCTGGTATGGCCAAGTAGTGTCAGGCTCAGGTTGGCATGGCTCAGATGGTGCAACTGCACATGTTTGATTCAGTTGAGATGCTGATCGGTAGCCCGTACAAACAGCTACGGTGACCTTGCATCTGGATTGTGGTGATGATACCACCCACCTTTCCCTTGGCGGCATTCCATCGAGCACTTTGTGGGCACCGCGGCGTCCGGCCCCTTCTCCGGCGCCGGCGCGCGCTGCTGCGTCGCCATGGCCATGTCCAGCGGAGGTGTGAGCTCTGCATCTCTTGGGCGCCGCAGATGGTGGCGGCCGGCCAGCTAGAGCGGCTGCAAGCTGGGGCAATGGCGTCCGTGCAGCTGGGGCGCGACACGAGCTTGGAATCGTTGACGATGGCGATGACGCGGTCCCCGATGCC harbors:
- the LOC136533809 gene encoding uncharacterized protein isoform X1, with amino-acid sequence MYFPEKTNPAAIRGRRGRIPDGVPRHGGRRSHPLSRSLPWRRRRADAPPPPPPPLSPSPSVPRMGESRQSLLFPSLSLPISPDAGRAAARADLCGGRDSARRRPPFSSSVPSSRRTATTSPQRGGSANLGFRLACRRPPLPALCGRPLPLCEPRRGKALAAHPGRLGARGLPRDHIQVLDLGVLHRNYDRGPHRFIQCFEPVLHVTYRSSTVPCPSIRCYNFMQWDLLNFHVAGASYTAATWKCKLILGLLSADQLIKHMVTGCMSFDMMAKVYCHRLLFPSLSTSDPLVGESCLGDVFLSDEKNTFDISPCQILVFQLILRHVRKRLQSWMWRRLMATELMRSFGVSMSGGVVVGVSI
- the LOC136533809 gene encoding uncharacterized protein isoform X2, whose protein sequence is MYFPEKTNPAAIRGRRGRIPDGVPRHGGRRSHPLSRSLPWRRRRADAPPPPPPPLSPSPSVPRMGESRQSLLFPSLSLPISPDAGRAAARADLCGGRDSARRRPPFSSSVPSSRRTATTSPQRGGSANLGFRLACRRPPLPALCGRPLPLCEPRRGKALAAHPGRLGARGLPRDHIQVLDLGVLHRNYDRGPHRFIQCFEPVLHVTYRSSTVPCPSIRCYNFMQWDLLNFHVAGASYTAATWKCKLILGLLSADQLIKHMVTGCMSFDMMAKVYCHRLLFPSLSTSDPLVGESCLGDVFLSDEKNTFDISPCQILVFQLILRHVRKRLQSWMWRRLMATELMRSFGVRPVCLVEWW
- the LOC136533809 gene encoding uncharacterized protein isoform X3, with the protein product MYFPEKTNPAAIRGRRGRIPDGVPRHGGRRSHPLSRSLPWRRRRADAPPPPPPPLSPSPSVPRMGESRQSLLFPSLSLPISPDAGRAAARADLCGGRDSARRRPPFSSSVPSSRRTATTSPQRGGSANLGFRLACRRPPLPALCGRPLPLCEPRRGKALAAHPGRLGARGLPRDHIQVLDLGVLHRNYDRGPHRFIQCFEPVLHVTYRSSTVPCPSIRCYNFMQWDLLNFHVAGASYTAATWKCKLILGLLSADQLIKDPLVGESCLGDVFLSDEKNTFDISPCQILVFQLILRHVRKRLQSWMWRRLMATELMRSFGVSMSGGVVVGVSI